One Cryptosporangium aurantiacum DNA window includes the following coding sequences:
- a CDS encoding aromatic/alkene monooxygenase hydroxylase subunit beta — protein MTETTQRSFPKPEFTGAEAGLRTFPGSTSRSYNYFTPRKLRATVYEDVTLDVQPDPERHLTQGWIYGFADGPGGYPQEWTALKSSDWHQFLDPNEEWEQTIYRNNSNVVRQISLNLANAKKAHAYRAWAPAWTQFIERHLGAWMHAEHGLGMHVFLSEQRSAPTNMINNAIAVNSAHKLRFAQDLALYNLDLSESDLPFDGKAHKAAWQQEPVWQPVRENVERLTAIRDWAESLFAANIVFEQLVGALFRSHLVMQVAARNGDYVTPTLVGAGEHDYDRDLRYTRVLYRMLVADDVHAAHNRDVLNGWLAAWVPVSVRAAHELQPIWSQIPEKAVTFAESWHAATGSFRTVLEELGLDEPKELTP, from the coding sequence ATGACCGAAACCACCCAGCGCAGCTTCCCGAAGCCGGAGTTCACCGGCGCCGAGGCCGGTCTCCGCACGTTCCCCGGCTCCACCAGCCGCTCGTACAACTACTTCACGCCCCGCAAGCTGCGCGCGACCGTCTACGAGGACGTCACGCTCGACGTCCAGCCCGACCCGGAGCGGCACCTGACCCAGGGCTGGATCTACGGCTTCGCCGACGGACCGGGCGGCTATCCGCAGGAGTGGACGGCGCTCAAGTCGTCCGACTGGCACCAGTTCCTCGACCCGAACGAGGAGTGGGAGCAGACGATCTACCGGAACAACAGCAACGTCGTCCGGCAGATCTCGCTGAACCTGGCGAACGCGAAGAAGGCGCACGCCTACCGGGCCTGGGCCCCGGCGTGGACGCAGTTCATCGAACGTCACCTCGGCGCGTGGATGCACGCCGAGCACGGTCTGGGCATGCACGTGTTCCTCTCCGAGCAGCGGTCGGCGCCGACGAACATGATCAACAACGCGATCGCGGTGAACAGCGCGCACAAGCTCCGCTTCGCCCAGGACCTGGCGCTGTACAACCTGGACCTGTCCGAGTCGGATCTGCCGTTCGACGGTAAGGCGCACAAGGCCGCCTGGCAGCAAGAACCCGTCTGGCAGCCGGTCCGGGAGAACGTCGAGCGGCTCACCGCGATCCGGGACTGGGCCGAGTCGCTGTTCGCCGCGAACATCGTCTTCGAGCAACTGGTCGGCGCGCTGTTCCGCAGCCACCTGGTGATGCAGGTCGCGGCCCGGAACGGCGACTACGTGACGCCGACGCTGGTCGGCGCCGGCGAGCACGACTACGACCGGGACCTGCGGTACACCCGGGTCCTCTACCGGATGCTCGTGGCCGACGACGTGCACGCAGCCCACAACCGGGACGTGCTCAACGGCTGGCTCGCCGCCTGGGTGCCGGTCAGCGTCCGGGCCGCGCACGAACTCCAGCCGATCTGGTCGCAGATCCCGGAGAAAGCGGTGACGTTCGCCGAGTCCTGGCACGCGGCGACCGGCAGCTTCCGCACGG
- a CDS encoding FAD-binding oxidoreductase translates to MGEKHRVRFEPVGLEIDVDEDETVLNAAFRQGVMLMHGCKEGQCSACKSFLLDGDLQMDRYSTFALADYESEEGYVLLCRSHAYSDLEVELLNFDEDMIRSGLPVVTFETRVESLEDVAPDITRLRLRLDDPELFRFHPGQYVDLTIPGTSDHRSFSMANTSGDLEFFIKRYPGGRFSGLLQDGLAVGDRLTATGPYGTFTLRVSSDRPLVFVGGGAGMAPILALLRQMVESRTERGAVYYYGARTAADLICAAEIEAIGADLENFRFVPCLSESWPDDWDGETGLVTTVLDRREPDLDDRDVYLCGPPPMIDAGLALLESRSVPSEQVFYDKFTLTGPTE, encoded by the coding sequence ATGGGAGAGAAACACCGCGTCCGGTTCGAACCGGTCGGGTTGGAGATCGACGTCGACGAGGACGAAACCGTGCTGAACGCCGCGTTCCGGCAGGGCGTGATGCTCATGCACGGCTGCAAGGAGGGACAGTGCTCGGCCTGCAAGTCGTTCCTGCTCGACGGCGACCTGCAGATGGATCGCTACTCCACGTTCGCCCTCGCCGACTACGAGAGTGAGGAGGGCTACGTCCTGCTCTGCCGGTCGCACGCGTACAGCGACCTCGAGGTGGAGCTGCTCAACTTCGACGAGGACATGATCCGGTCAGGGCTACCGGTGGTGACGTTCGAGACGAGGGTCGAGTCGCTGGAGGACGTCGCACCGGACATCACCCGGCTCCGGCTGCGGCTGGACGACCCCGAGTTGTTTCGGTTCCACCCCGGGCAGTACGTCGACCTGACGATCCCCGGAACGTCGGACCACCGTTCGTTCTCGATGGCGAACACCAGCGGCGACCTGGAGTTCTTCATCAAGCGCTATCCCGGCGGCCGCTTCTCCGGTCTGCTGCAGGACGGCCTTGCGGTGGGCGACCGGCTCACCGCGACCGGCCCGTACGGCACGTTCACGCTCCGCGTCAGCTCCGACCGACCGCTGGTGTTCGTCGGCGGCGGCGCGGGGATGGCGCCGATCCTCGCCCTGCTGCGCCAGATGGTGGAGAGCCGCACCGAACGGGGCGCCGTGTACTACTACGGCGCCCGGACCGCGGCCGACCTGATCTGCGCCGCGGAGATCGAGGCGATCGGAGCCGACCTGGAGAACTTCCGGTTCGTCCCCTGCCTGTCGGAGTCGTGGCCGGACGACTGGGACGGCGAGACCGGGCTGGTCACCACGGTGCTCGACCGGCGCGAGCCGGACCTGGACGACCGCGACGTCTACCTGTGCGGACCCCCGCCGATGATCGACGCCGGCCTGGCGCTGCTGGAGAGCCGGTCGGTCCCCTCCGAGCAGGTCTTCTACGACAAGTTCACGCTCACCGGCCCAACGGAATGA
- a CDS encoding methane monooxygenase has translation MSRQSLSKAHRKITELSWEPTFATPAKRFGTDYTFEKAPKKDPLKQILRSYFPMEEEKDNRVFGAMDGAIRGNMFRQVQERWMEWQKLFLSIIPFPEISAARAMPMAIDAVPNPEVHNGLAVQMIDEVRHSTIQMNLKRLYMNHYIDPAGFDISEKAFSNSYCGTIGRQFGEGFITGDAITAANVYLTVVAETAFTNTLFVAMPSEAAANGDYLLPTVFHSVQSDESRHISNGYSILLMALADERNRPLLERDLRYAWWNNHAVVDAAIGTFIEYGSKDRRKDRDSYAEMWRRWIYDDYYRSYLIPLEKYGLVIPHDLVEEAWNRIYNKFYVHRVAQFFATGWPVNYWRIDPMTDVDFEWFEDKYPGWYNQFGRWWESYNRLRYPGKNKPIAFEDVGYEYPHRCWSCMVPCLIREDMVVDKVDGQWRTYCSETCAWTDKEAFRPEYQGRPTPNMGRLTGKREWETLYDGWDLADIITDLGYVRDDGKTLVPQPHLDLDDPAKLWTLDDVRGIPFGSPNIALNAMSDAEREAHVSAYRANPNTTPA, from the coding sequence ATGAGCCGACAGAGTCTGAGCAAGGCGCACCGCAAGATCACCGAGTTGTCCTGGGAACCGACGTTCGCCACGCCCGCCAAGCGGTTCGGGACCGACTACACGTTCGAGAAGGCGCCGAAGAAGGACCCGCTCAAGCAGATTCTCCGGTCGTACTTCCCGATGGAGGAGGAGAAGGACAACCGCGTCTTCGGCGCGATGGACGGTGCGATCCGCGGCAACATGTTCCGCCAGGTCCAAGAGCGGTGGATGGAGTGGCAGAAGCTGTTCCTGTCGATCATCCCGTTCCCGGAGATCTCGGCGGCCCGCGCGATGCCGATGGCGATCGACGCCGTGCCGAACCCTGAGGTCCACAACGGCCTCGCCGTCCAGATGATCGACGAGGTCCGGCACTCGACCATCCAGATGAACCTCAAGCGCCTCTACATGAACCACTACATCGACCCGGCCGGGTTCGACATCTCGGAGAAGGCGTTCTCGAACAGCTACTGCGGGACGATCGGCCGCCAGTTCGGCGAGGGGTTCATCACCGGGGACGCGATCACCGCGGCGAACGTCTACCTCACGGTCGTCGCCGAGACCGCGTTCACGAACACGCTGTTCGTGGCGATGCCGTCGGAGGCCGCGGCGAACGGCGACTACCTGCTGCCGACCGTGTTCCACTCCGTGCAGTCCGACGAGTCGCGGCACATCAGCAACGGCTACTCGATCCTGCTGATGGCGCTGGCCGACGAACGCAACCGGCCGCTGCTCGAGCGCGACCTGCGCTACGCCTGGTGGAACAACCACGCGGTGGTCGACGCCGCGATCGGCACGTTCATCGAGTACGGCAGCAAGGACCGCCGGAAGGACCGGGACAGCTACGCCGAGATGTGGCGCCGCTGGATCTACGACGACTACTACCGCAGCTACCTCATCCCGCTGGAGAAGTACGGCCTGGTCATCCCGCACGACCTGGTCGAGGAGGCCTGGAACCGGATCTACAACAAGTTCTACGTCCACCGCGTCGCGCAGTTCTTCGCGACCGGCTGGCCGGTCAACTACTGGCGGATCGACCCGATGACCGACGTGGACTTCGAGTGGTTCGAGGACAAGTACCCGGGTTGGTACAACCAGTTCGGCCGCTGGTGGGAGTCCTACAACCGGCTGCGCTACCCGGGGAAGAACAAGCCGATCGCGTTCGAGGACGTCGGCTACGAGTACCCGCACCGGTGCTGGTCCTGCATGGTGCCGTGCCTGATCCGCGAGGACATGGTGGTCGACAAGGTCGATGGCCAGTGGCGGACGTACTGCTCGGAGACCTGCGCCTGGACCGACAAGGAGGCGTTCCGCCCCGAGTACCAGGGCCGTCCGACGCCGAACATGGGCCGTCTCACCGGCAAGCGCGAGTGGGAGACGCTCTACGACGGCTGGGACCTGGCCGACATCATCACCGACCTCGGTTACGTCCGCGACGACGGGAAGACGCTGGTCCCGCAGCCGCACCTCGACCTCGACGACCCGGCGAAGCTCTGGACGCTCGACGACGTCCGCGGCATCCCGTTCGGTAGCCCGAACATCGCGCTCAACGCGATGAGCGACGCCGAGCGCGAGGCCCACGTCTCCGCGTACCGCGCGAACCCCAACACCACGCCGGCCTAG
- a CDS encoding sigma-54-dependent Fis family transcriptional regulator — translation MDSPLARCARVVLSSVQESLNGSAVSLILTDRDGVVLDRRTDDTSLVRYLDRVQLAPGFSYAEQEVGTNGIGTALESGQPTEVWGQEHYTGVLDTLGCAGVPVRHPVSGQTVGLLDLTCWNKDAGPLLLAMAKSAASLIEQELLRESGRRELDLFGEYLRACRRSTAIVLAVNPDLVMMNDNARHLLAPEDQAVLIAVSAEAAERGKQTSTIVELPSGGRARLLCSPVVSGDGTAGGVSRIRLERALDHPTAGRGVLTQSLPGLAGTGGLWVLACEEIRNHYLHREWVTICGEPGVGKQAVAASLHRLYHPERPMRVVDLAQRYTEDELLTTVRIALDQLRGGTLVLRHLHALRGRPRESLANLLHRHRAEPRAGWVVATGTPPAVTGRDALLSCFPASVELPPLRHHAEDIAQIVPMLLGRLATGRDLTVSGQAMQLLMRTPWPGNIAELVDTLRTVVAHRRAGTIEAADLPANCHTISGRLLNPLESMERDAIVAALRAFGGNRSKAAASLSMSRATIYRKIQHYRIDVPS, via the coding sequence GTGGACAGCCCGCTGGCCCGCTGCGCGCGGGTCGTGTTGTCCTCGGTGCAGGAGAGCCTGAACGGCAGCGCGGTGAGCCTGATCCTCACCGACCGGGACGGCGTCGTGCTCGACCGCCGCACCGACGACACCAGCCTGGTGCGCTACCTCGACCGGGTGCAGCTCGCCCCGGGGTTCAGCTACGCCGAGCAGGAGGTCGGCACCAACGGGATCGGCACCGCGCTGGAGAGCGGCCAGCCGACCGAGGTCTGGGGCCAGGAGCACTACACCGGCGTGCTCGACACGCTCGGCTGCGCCGGCGTTCCGGTGCGCCACCCGGTGAGCGGCCAGACCGTCGGCCTGCTCGACCTGACCTGCTGGAACAAGGACGCGGGCCCGCTGCTGCTGGCGATGGCGAAAAGCGCGGCGTCGCTGATAGAACAGGAATTGTTGCGGGAGAGCGGGCGGCGCGAGCTGGACCTGTTCGGCGAGTATCTGCGGGCCTGCCGCCGCAGCACCGCGATCGTGCTGGCGGTCAACCCCGACCTCGTGATGATGAACGACAACGCCCGGCACCTGCTCGCACCCGAGGACCAGGCCGTGTTGATCGCGGTCTCCGCCGAGGCCGCCGAGCGGGGCAAACAGACTTCGACGATCGTCGAGCTGCCCAGCGGCGGCCGGGCCCGGTTGCTCTGCTCGCCGGTGGTGAGCGGCGACGGCACGGCGGGCGGCGTCTCGCGGATCCGGCTGGAACGCGCGCTCGACCATCCCACCGCAGGCCGGGGCGTGCTCACGCAGTCGCTGCCCGGGCTGGCCGGTACCGGCGGGCTCTGGGTGCTGGCCTGCGAGGAGATCCGCAACCACTACCTGCACCGCGAATGGGTGACGATCTGCGGCGAGCCCGGTGTCGGCAAACAGGCCGTGGCCGCCTCGCTGCACCGGCTGTACCACCCCGAGCGGCCGATGCGCGTCGTCGACCTCGCCCAGCGCTACACCGAGGACGAGCTACTGACGACCGTCCGGATCGCACTCGACCAGCTCCGCGGCGGCACGCTCGTGCTCCGGCACCTGCACGCGCTGCGGGGGAGACCCCGAGAGTCGCTGGCCAACCTGCTGCACCGGCACCGCGCGGAGCCACGCGCCGGCTGGGTGGTGGCGACCGGCACCCCGCCCGCGGTTACCGGCCGCGACGCGCTGCTCAGCTGCTTCCCCGCCTCGGTGGAGCTGCCGCCGCTGCGGCATCATGCCGAGGACATCGCGCAGATCGTCCCGATGCTCCTCGGTCGGCTGGCGACGGGCCGGGACCTGACCGTCTCCGGTCAGGCAATGCAACTACTCATGCGGACGCCTTGGCCGGGCAACATCGCGGAGCTGGTGGACACGCTGCGAACCGTCGTCGCGCACCGCCGTGCCGGCACGATCGAGGCGGCGGACCTGCCTGCCAACTGTCACACGATCTCCGGGCGGCTGCTCAATCCGCTCGAGTCGATGGAGCGAGACGCGATCGTGGCGGCGCTGCGGGCGTTCGGCGGTAATCGTTCGAAGGCGGCGGCGTCGTTGTCGATGTCCCGCGCCACGATCTACCGGAAAATTCAGCACTACCGCATCGACGTCCCGTCGTAG
- a CDS encoding DUF4291 domain-containing protein, protein MASAGMNHHAGAVTAAKYQIRALHDATTVTVYQAYSPEIGLPAAAVGSFPSRWKRDRMTWIKPSFLWMMYRCGWGTKAGQETVLAVRITRQGFDWCLAQACLSHYQPGLHTDRAGWRRDLKRAPTRVQWDPERDLHLKPLPQRSLQLGLAGEAAQRYADEWIVSITDVTERAREIQRLIRSGDDRAAEQLLPDEQPYPAADGLLDRLVPRRP, encoded by the coding sequence ATGGCGTCGGCCGGAATGAACCATCACGCTGGCGCGGTGACCGCAGCGAAATACCAGATCCGCGCCCTCCACGACGCCACGACGGTCACCGTCTATCAGGCGTACTCGCCGGAGATCGGACTGCCCGCTGCCGCTGTGGGGAGCTTTCCCTCCAGATGGAAGCGCGACCGGATGACCTGGATCAAGCCGTCATTCCTGTGGATGATGTACCGCTGCGGATGGGGAACCAAGGCGGGCCAGGAAACCGTCCTCGCCGTCCGGATCACCCGGCAGGGCTTCGACTGGTGCCTCGCCCAGGCATGCCTCTCCCACTACCAACCCGGCCTGCACACCGATCGGGCCGGCTGGCGACGCGACCTGAAGCGGGCGCCGACGCGCGTCCAGTGGGATCCCGAACGTGACCTCCATCTGAAGCCGCTTCCGCAACGCTCCCTCCAACTAGGTCTGGCCGGCGAGGCCGCGCAGCGTTACGCCGACGAGTGGATCGTGTCGATCACCGACGTCACGGAGCGGGCACGAGAAATCCAGCGCCTCATCCGCAGCGGAGACGACCGGGCCGCCGAGCAACTGCTGCCGGACGAACAGCCCTATCCGGCCGCCGACGGCCTCCTCGATCGGCTGGTTCCCCGCCGGCCGTGA
- a CDS encoding DUF5682 family protein — protein sequence MSEVVTAGGPSAAGGATEDADGVASGGFASLREQLTGAAEAFAGSRGDLGGILTGLVDDVDRALREPLEIFPVCHHSPASALAMVRRLRQKQPSVIYLELCEDFQPLLTELRNCTLPVALQAFASELHGHPQDWAPLSVVAPITAASAEYQAISYALETPGVELVLVDRSTDHVFQWLPREPRTGGAEPATDEAESATDEAGLHGDAVGLEIGDLRPGFAELEEHLLHHGKVRHWSEWWDQYVEQPLVGADYDTYRQVMVLIGSLFRRLRPSDAEKLDRDEDRERFMWTRMREHLARTGIDRGRALYVCGAFHAASRVEEFGSDAPVTEFTISDRTPTKWLYGLIPSSHSAIEAQFGLAPGSVSIAAATWKKAVTKAGVKPFALTGQRGTSAGRAAAPAPGPAGSGRRAAGAGAGAGAGAGAAMLPATPSVPVDRLSGFLSQPPQLDDRDEAELLGWCVDIVRLARKNGYLSSTADAIAVFETSILLAGMRGRARPTPYDFQDAAVTCIEKDGVPGRRDVRRLCEILLGGDRIGSVGYDALPPLARDVYDRLKPLGLDLESRTIQRALLDLAGRPDLAPASRLLWRLRYLLPADAVRPIMGERRLGETASLQESWDLAIGRYQRSLIELGYEGVAIEQVLEQRLRQSVRATDATAATALAAVEDAILYLDSPTFVAELGARAVELLEAERTVDDAPAVLRRIRRLLAHYRATEPELPAWCEQFVTVGYAHYCTLLPTAFIDEQTGVRQVAAMLGFLFSLESLALTLGCDRAQLELAVQQSHPEVPAKLALVWAAGTQLGTVTRVELRARCDDLLDNPLVLPAFPQYLSGFVQALEPVPSLAPFVVEVLSKAFARLPDPVLLPWLPSLITTLREQAGELVPTLVREAGRTFPGTLPALDAFVPPWEAASAPAAAPAAAVPAGPIADLLTTHPAATDAIATLLGVEAVWSESGDAGSSPEVAALLTAHPAAATALAALLPV from the coding sequence GTGAGCGAGGTCGTCACCGCGGGCGGCCCGTCGGCGGCGGGCGGTGCCACCGAGGACGCCGACGGTGTCGCCAGCGGAGGCTTCGCGTCGCTCCGCGAGCAGCTCACGGGAGCAGCGGAAGCGTTCGCCGGCAGCCGCGGCGACCTGGGCGGCATCCTCACCGGCCTGGTGGACGACGTCGACCGTGCCCTGCGCGAACCGCTGGAGATCTTCCCGGTCTGCCACCACTCGCCGGCGTCCGCGCTGGCGATGGTGCGCCGGCTGCGTCAGAAGCAGCCGTCGGTGATCTACCTGGAGCTGTGCGAGGACTTTCAGCCGCTCCTGACCGAGCTGCGGAACTGCACGCTGCCGGTCGCGCTGCAGGCGTTCGCCTCCGAGCTGCACGGCCATCCGCAAGACTGGGCGCCGCTCTCGGTGGTCGCGCCGATCACCGCGGCGTCGGCGGAGTACCAGGCGATCTCCTACGCGCTGGAGACGCCCGGCGTCGAGCTGGTGCTCGTCGACCGCTCGACCGACCACGTCTTCCAGTGGCTGCCGAGGGAGCCCCGCACCGGTGGGGCCGAGCCCGCCACCGACGAGGCGGAGTCGGCCACCGACGAGGCGGGCCTGCACGGCGACGCGGTCGGCCTCGAGATCGGCGACCTGCGGCCGGGCTTCGCCGAGCTGGAGGAGCACCTGCTCCACCACGGCAAGGTCCGGCACTGGTCGGAGTGGTGGGACCAGTACGTCGAACAGCCGTTGGTCGGCGCCGACTACGACACCTACCGCCAGGTCATGGTGCTGATCGGCAGCCTCTTCCGTCGGCTGCGCCCGTCCGACGCCGAGAAGCTCGACCGGGACGAGGACCGCGAGCGGTTCATGTGGACCCGGATGCGGGAGCACCTCGCCCGCACCGGCATCGACCGCGGGCGTGCCCTCTACGTCTGCGGCGCGTTCCACGCCGCGAGCCGGGTCGAGGAGTTCGGCTCGGACGCGCCCGTCACCGAGTTCACGATCTCCGACCGAACGCCGACGAAGTGGCTCTACGGGCTGATCCCGTCCAGCCACTCCGCGATCGAGGCGCAGTTCGGCCTGGCACCGGGCTCGGTGTCAATCGCGGCGGCGACGTGGAAGAAGGCCGTCACCAAGGCGGGTGTGAAGCCGTTCGCGCTGACCGGCCAGCGCGGCACCAGCGCCGGCCGGGCCGCCGCTCCGGCGCCGGGCCCCGCCGGGAGCGGCCGACGCGCCGCCGGGGCCGGTGCGGGTGCGGGTGCCGGTGCCGGAGCGGCCATGCTGCCGGCGACGCCGTCGGTACCCGTCGACCGACTGTCGGGATTCCTGTCGCAGCCGCCGCAGCTCGACGACCGGGACGAGGCCGAGTTGCTCGGTTGGTGCGTCGACATCGTCCGGCTCGCCCGTAAGAACGGATACCTGTCCAGCACCGCGGACGCGATCGCAGTGTTCGAGACCTCGATCCTGCTCGCGGGGATGCGCGGGCGGGCCCGGCCGACCCCGTACGACTTCCAGGATGCGGCGGTCACCTGCATCGAGAAGGACGGGGTGCCGGGCAGGCGGGACGTGCGGCGGCTCTGCGAGATCCTGCTCGGCGGCGACCGCATCGGCAGCGTCGGGTACGACGCGCTGCCGCCGCTGGCCCGGGACGTCTACGACCGGCTGAAACCACTCGGGCTCGACCTGGAGTCCCGCACGATCCAGCGGGCACTGCTCGATCTGGCCGGGCGTCCCGACCTGGCGCCCGCGTCACGGTTGCTCTGGCGGTTGCGCTATCTCCTGCCCGCGGACGCCGTCCGCCCGATCATGGGTGAACGGCGGCTCGGCGAGACAGCCTCGCTGCAGGAGAGCTGGGACCTGGCGATCGGCCGTTACCAACGGTCGCTGATCGAGCTGGGTTACGAGGGCGTCGCGATCGAGCAGGTACTCGAACAGCGGCTCCGGCAGAGCGTCCGCGCGACCGACGCGACGGCCGCGACCGCGCTGGCGGCGGTGGAGGACGCGATCCTCTACCTGGACAGCCCGACGTTCGTCGCCGAACTCGGGGCGCGCGCGGTCGAGCTGCTCGAGGCCGAACGCACGGTCGACGACGCCCCGGCCGTGCTCCGCCGAATCCGCCGGCTGCTCGCGCATTACCGCGCCACCGAGCCCGAGCTCCCGGCCTGGTGCGAACAGTTCGTCACGGTCGGCTACGCGCACTACTGCACGCTGCTGCCGACCGCGTTCATCGACGAGCAGACCGGCGTCCGCCAGGTGGCGGCCATGCTCGGGTTCCTGTTCAGCCTGGAAAGCTTGGCGCTGACGCTGGGCTGCGACCGGGCGCAGCTGGAGCTTGCGGTGCAGCAGTCCCATCCGGAGGTGCCCGCGAAGCTCGCGCTGGTGTGGGCCGCCGGGACGCAGCTCGGCACGGTCACCCGGGTGGAGCTGCGCGCCCGGTGCGACGACCTGCTCGACAACCCGCTGGTCTTGCCGGCGTTCCCGCAGTACCTGAGCGGGTTCGTCCAGGCACTGGAGCCGGTGCCGAGCCTGGCGCCGTTCGTCGTCGAGGTGCTGTCGAAGGCGTTCGCGCGCCTGCCCGACCCGGTACTGCTGCCCTGGTTGCCGTCGCTGATCACGACGCTGCGCGAGCAGGCGGGCGAACTCGTCCCGACGCTGGTGCGGGAGGCCGGGCGGACGTTCCCGGGCACGCTTCCCGCGCTGGACGCGTTCGTGCCGCCCTGGGAGGCCGCATCCGCTCCCGCCGCCGCACCGGCGGCAGCAGTCCCGGCGGGCCCGATCGCCGACCTGCTGACCACCCACCCCGCGGCCACCGACGCCATCGCAACGCTGCTCGGCGTCGAGGCGGTCTGGTCCGAGTCCGGCGACGCCGGGTCGTCACCCGAGGTGGCCGCACTGCTCACCGCCCACCCCGCGGCGGCAACCGCGCTGGCAGCGCTCCTGCCGGTCTGA
- a CDS encoding ATP-binding protein, whose product MTDMLRAPAEVKYADELDWLESIDTGPKPFSWRLSPRMVRLFVLGSERADGLDRPVAQKWFGDRSFVERSIVTLASDRGLLLIGDPGTGKSWLAELLAAAISRNSTLVVQGTAGTTEDHIKYSWNVSMVIAKGQSPDSLIPSPIMTAMQRGVIGRFEELTRTTSDVQDALISILSEKYVSIPELKDDSINTVFAQPGFSIIATANSRDRGVNDLSSALKRRFNFVRIPVVTNKKSEAEIVRFRTVELLRRHEIELDVPPTLLDILLQSFADLRTAAASATSDDEKLESSLSTAEQIGVLEDAILHSQFFGDRSLRADTLARSLVGSLARRSPEDLAILNKYWHGTVEKRSKQEAGEWEGFLSGGREAIATLS is encoded by the coding sequence ATGACCGACATGCTCCGCGCCCCCGCCGAGGTCAAGTACGCCGACGAGCTCGACTGGCTGGAGTCGATCGACACCGGCCCGAAGCCGTTCTCGTGGCGGCTTAGCCCGCGGATGGTCCGGCTGTTCGTCCTGGGCTCCGAGCGCGCCGACGGCCTCGACCGGCCGGTCGCGCAGAAGTGGTTCGGCGACCGCAGCTTCGTCGAGCGCAGCATCGTGACGCTGGCGTCCGACCGCGGTCTGCTGCTGATCGGCGACCCGGGCACCGGAAAGAGCTGGCTCGCCGAGCTGCTGGCGGCCGCGATCAGCCGGAACTCGACGCTGGTCGTCCAGGGCACCGCGGGCACCACCGAGGACCACATCAAGTACTCGTGGAACGTCTCGATGGTCATCGCGAAGGGTCAGTCGCCGGATTCGCTGATCCCGTCGCCGATCATGACCGCGATGCAGCGCGGCGTCATCGGGCGGTTCGAGGAGCTGACCCGGACGACGAGCGACGTCCAGGACGCGCTGATCTCGATCCTGTCCGAGAAGTACGTGTCGATCCCGGAGTTGAAGGACGACAGCATCAACACGGTGTTCGCGCAGCCGGGCTTCTCGATCATCGCGACCGCGAACAGCCGCGACCGGGGCGTCAACGACCTGTCCTCCGCGCTAAAGCGGCGTTTCAACTTCGTCCGGATCCCGGTCGTGACGAACAAGAAGAGCGAGGCGGAGATCGTCCGCTTCCGCACCGTCGAGCTGCTGCGCAGGCACGAGATCGAGCTGGACGTGCCGCCGACGCTGCTCGACATCCTGCTGCAGAGCTTCGCCGACCTGCGCACCGCGGCGGCGTCCGCGACCAGCGACGACGAGAAGCTCGAGTCGTCGCTGTCGACCGCCGAGCAGATCGGCGTCCTGGAGGACGCGATCCTGCACAGCCAGTTCTTCGGTGACCGGTCCTTGCGGGCCGACACGCTCGCCCGGTCGCTGGTCGGCTCGCTGGCCCGGCGCAGCCCGGAGGACCTGGCGATCCTGAACAAGTACTGGCACGGCACGGTGGAGAAGCGCAGCAAGCAGGAGGCCGGCGAATGGGAGGGCTTCCTCTCCGGCGGTCGCGAGGCGATCGCGACGCTGTCGTGA